A window of the Emys orbicularis isolate rEmyOrb1 chromosome 1, rEmyOrb1.hap1, whole genome shotgun sequence genome harbors these coding sequences:
- the SEC61A2 gene encoding protein transport protein Sec61 subunit alpha isoform X1 produces MFCLQINASHEFAGSVKFLEVIKPFCAVLPEIQKPERKIQFREKVLWTAITLFIFLVCCQIPLFGIMSSDSADPFYWMRVILASNRGTLMELGISPIVTSGLIMQLLAGAKIIEVGDTPKDRALFNGAQKLFGMIITIGQAIVYVMTGMYGDPAEMGAGICLLIIIQLFVAGLIVLLLDELLQKGYGLGSGISLFIATNICETIVWKAFSPTTINTGRGTEFEGAVIALFHLLATRTDKVRALREAFYRQNLPNLMNLIATVFVFAVVIYFQGFRVDLPIKSARYRGQYSSYPIKLFYTSNIPIILQSALVSNLYVISQMLSVRFSGNFLVNLLGQWADVSGGGPARSYPVGGLCYYLSPPESMGAIFEDPVHVIVYIIFMLGSCAFFSKTWIEVSGSSAKDVAKQLKEQQMVMRGHRDTSMVHELNRYIPTAAAFGGLCIGALSVLADFLGAIGSGTGILLAVTIIYQYFEIFVKEQAEVGGVGALFF; encoded by the exons ATCCAGTTCAGAGAGAAAGTACTATGGACAGCTATCACACTATTCATTTTCTTAGTGTGCTGTCAG ATACCTTTGTTTGGAATCATGTCATCAGACTCTGCCGATCCTTTCTATTGGATGAGAGTCATTCTTGCATCAAACAGAG gGACTTTGATGGAGTTGGGTATCTCGCCCATTGTGACATCTGGTTTGATCATGCAGCTGTTAGCTGGTGCCAAGATCATTGAAGTTGGTGATACACCAAAAGACAGAGCTCTTTTCAATGGAGCCCAGAAAT TGTTCGGGATGATTATAACCATTGGGCAGGCCATTGTGTACGTCATGACTGGGATGTATGGAGATCCTGCTGAAATGGGTGCTGGAATTTGTCTCCTTATCATAATTCAG TTGTTTGTTGCTGGTTTGATTGTGCTGCTGTTAGATGAGCTGCTGCAGAAGGGTTACGGCTTGGGGTCTGGTATTTCCCTCTTTATTGCTACCAACATCTGTGAAACCATTGTCTGGAAGGCCTTTAGTCCCACTACCATTAACACTGGCAGAG GAACGGAGTTTGAGGGTGCGGTGATTGCATTATTCCATCTTCTGGCTACACGAACTGACAAAGTCCGTGCTTTGCGGGAGGCTTTCTACCGACAGAACTTGCCCAATCTCATGAATCTGATAGCTACAGTATTTGTGTTTGCTGTGGTCATATATTTTCAG GGATTTCGTGTTGATTTACCTATCAAGTCTGCTCGATACCGTGGACAGTACAGTAGCTATCCCATCAAACTCTTCTATACCTCCAACATTCCCATCATTCTTCAGTCTGCCTTAGTTTCAAACCTCTATGTCATTTCCCAGATGTTGTCTGTTCGGTTTAGTGGCAACTTCTTAGTAAACTTACTAGGACAGTGGGCA GATGTCAGTGGTGGTGGCCCTGCTCGCTCTTACCCAGTTGGTGGTCTCTGCTATTACCTATCTCCCCCAGAATCCATGGGTGCTATATTTGAGGATCCTGTCCACGTAATTGTTTACATCATTTTTATGTTGGGATCCTGTGCGTTCTTCTCCAAGACATGGATTGAGGTGTCTGGTTCATCAGCAAAAGAT GTTGCTAAGCAACTGAAAGAACAGCAAATGGTGATGAGAGGCCACAGGGATACATCGATGGTTCATGAGCTCAATAG GTACATCCCTACAGCAGCTGCATTTGGTGGCTTGTGCATTGGTGCCCTCTCAGTATTAGCAGACTTTCTGGGAGCCATTGGATCAGGCACTGGCATCCTGCTTGCAGTCACCATTATTTATcagtattttgaaatatttgtaaAAGAACAGGCTGAAGTTGGAGGAGTGGGTGCTTTATTTTTCTAA
- the SEC61A2 gene encoding protein transport protein Sec61 subunit alpha isoform X2, with protein MGIKFLEVIKPFCAVLPEIQKPERKIQFREKVLWTAITLFIFLVCCQIPLFGIMSSDSADPFYWMRVILASNRGTLMELGISPIVTSGLIMQLLAGAKIIEVGDTPKDRALFNGAQKLFGMIITIGQAIVYVMTGMYGDPAEMGAGICLLIIIQLFVAGLIVLLLDELLQKGYGLGSGISLFIATNICETIVWKAFSPTTINTGRGTEFEGAVIALFHLLATRTDKVRALREAFYRQNLPNLMNLIATVFVFAVVIYFQGFRVDLPIKSARYRGQYSSYPIKLFYTSNIPIILQSALVSNLYVISQMLSVRFSGNFLVNLLGQWADVSGGGPARSYPVGGLCYYLSPPESMGAIFEDPVHVIVYIIFMLGSCAFFSKTWIEVSGSSAKDVAKQLKEQQMVMRGHRDTSMVHELNRYIPTAAAFGGLCIGALSVLADFLGAIGSGTGILLAVTIIYQYFEIFVKEQAEVGGVGALFF; from the exons ATCCAGTTCAGAGAGAAAGTACTATGGACAGCTATCACACTATTCATTTTCTTAGTGTGCTGTCAG ATACCTTTGTTTGGAATCATGTCATCAGACTCTGCCGATCCTTTCTATTGGATGAGAGTCATTCTTGCATCAAACAGAG gGACTTTGATGGAGTTGGGTATCTCGCCCATTGTGACATCTGGTTTGATCATGCAGCTGTTAGCTGGTGCCAAGATCATTGAAGTTGGTGATACACCAAAAGACAGAGCTCTTTTCAATGGAGCCCAGAAAT TGTTCGGGATGATTATAACCATTGGGCAGGCCATTGTGTACGTCATGACTGGGATGTATGGAGATCCTGCTGAAATGGGTGCTGGAATTTGTCTCCTTATCATAATTCAG TTGTTTGTTGCTGGTTTGATTGTGCTGCTGTTAGATGAGCTGCTGCAGAAGGGTTACGGCTTGGGGTCTGGTATTTCCCTCTTTATTGCTACCAACATCTGTGAAACCATTGTCTGGAAGGCCTTTAGTCCCACTACCATTAACACTGGCAGAG GAACGGAGTTTGAGGGTGCGGTGATTGCATTATTCCATCTTCTGGCTACACGAACTGACAAAGTCCGTGCTTTGCGGGAGGCTTTCTACCGACAGAACTTGCCCAATCTCATGAATCTGATAGCTACAGTATTTGTGTTTGCTGTGGTCATATATTTTCAG GGATTTCGTGTTGATTTACCTATCAAGTCTGCTCGATACCGTGGACAGTACAGTAGCTATCCCATCAAACTCTTCTATACCTCCAACATTCCCATCATTCTTCAGTCTGCCTTAGTTTCAAACCTCTATGTCATTTCCCAGATGTTGTCTGTTCGGTTTAGTGGCAACTTCTTAGTAAACTTACTAGGACAGTGGGCA GATGTCAGTGGTGGTGGCCCTGCTCGCTCTTACCCAGTTGGTGGTCTCTGCTATTACCTATCTCCCCCAGAATCCATGGGTGCTATATTTGAGGATCCTGTCCACGTAATTGTTTACATCATTTTTATGTTGGGATCCTGTGCGTTCTTCTCCAAGACATGGATTGAGGTGTCTGGTTCATCAGCAAAAGAT GTTGCTAAGCAACTGAAAGAACAGCAAATGGTGATGAGAGGCCACAGGGATACATCGATGGTTCATGAGCTCAATAG GTACATCCCTACAGCAGCTGCATTTGGTGGCTTGTGCATTGGTGCCCTCTCAGTATTAGCAGACTTTCTGGGAGCCATTGGATCAGGCACTGGCATCCTGCTTGCAGTCACCATTATTTATcagtattttgaaatatttgtaaAAGAACAGGCTGAAGTTGGAGGAGTGGGTGCTTTATTTTTCTAA
- the SEC61A2 gene encoding protein transport protein Sec61 subunit alpha isoform X3 — MGIKFLEVIKPFCAVLPEIQKPERKIPLFGIMSSDSADPFYWMRVILASNRGTLMELGISPIVTSGLIMQLLAGAKIIEVGDTPKDRALFNGAQKLFGMIITIGQAIVYVMTGMYGDPAEMGAGICLLIIIQLFVAGLIVLLLDELLQKGYGLGSGISLFIATNICETIVWKAFSPTTINTGRGTEFEGAVIALFHLLATRTDKVRALREAFYRQNLPNLMNLIATVFVFAVVIYFQGFRVDLPIKSARYRGQYSSYPIKLFYTSNIPIILQSALVSNLYVISQMLSVRFSGNFLVNLLGQWADVSGGGPARSYPVGGLCYYLSPPESMGAIFEDPVHVIVYIIFMLGSCAFFSKTWIEVSGSSAKDVAKQLKEQQMVMRGHRDTSMVHELNRYIPTAAAFGGLCIGALSVLADFLGAIGSGTGILLAVTIIYQYFEIFVKEQAEVGGVGALFF; from the exons ATACCTTTGTTTGGAATCATGTCATCAGACTCTGCCGATCCTTTCTATTGGATGAGAGTCATTCTTGCATCAAACAGAG gGACTTTGATGGAGTTGGGTATCTCGCCCATTGTGACATCTGGTTTGATCATGCAGCTGTTAGCTGGTGCCAAGATCATTGAAGTTGGTGATACACCAAAAGACAGAGCTCTTTTCAATGGAGCCCAGAAAT TGTTCGGGATGATTATAACCATTGGGCAGGCCATTGTGTACGTCATGACTGGGATGTATGGAGATCCTGCTGAAATGGGTGCTGGAATTTGTCTCCTTATCATAATTCAG TTGTTTGTTGCTGGTTTGATTGTGCTGCTGTTAGATGAGCTGCTGCAGAAGGGTTACGGCTTGGGGTCTGGTATTTCCCTCTTTATTGCTACCAACATCTGTGAAACCATTGTCTGGAAGGCCTTTAGTCCCACTACCATTAACACTGGCAGAG GAACGGAGTTTGAGGGTGCGGTGATTGCATTATTCCATCTTCTGGCTACACGAACTGACAAAGTCCGTGCTTTGCGGGAGGCTTTCTACCGACAGAACTTGCCCAATCTCATGAATCTGATAGCTACAGTATTTGTGTTTGCTGTGGTCATATATTTTCAG GGATTTCGTGTTGATTTACCTATCAAGTCTGCTCGATACCGTGGACAGTACAGTAGCTATCCCATCAAACTCTTCTATACCTCCAACATTCCCATCATTCTTCAGTCTGCCTTAGTTTCAAACCTCTATGTCATTTCCCAGATGTTGTCTGTTCGGTTTAGTGGCAACTTCTTAGTAAACTTACTAGGACAGTGGGCA GATGTCAGTGGTGGTGGCCCTGCTCGCTCTTACCCAGTTGGTGGTCTCTGCTATTACCTATCTCCCCCAGAATCCATGGGTGCTATATTTGAGGATCCTGTCCACGTAATTGTTTACATCATTTTTATGTTGGGATCCTGTGCGTTCTTCTCCAAGACATGGATTGAGGTGTCTGGTTCATCAGCAAAAGAT GTTGCTAAGCAACTGAAAGAACAGCAAATGGTGATGAGAGGCCACAGGGATACATCGATGGTTCATGAGCTCAATAG GTACATCCCTACAGCAGCTGCATTTGGTGGCTTGTGCATTGGTGCCCTCTCAGTATTAGCAGACTTTCTGGGAGCCATTGGATCAGGCACTGGCATCCTGCTTGCAGTCACCATTATTTATcagtattttgaaatatttgtaaAAGAACAGGCTGAAGTTGGAGGAGTGGGTGCTTTATTTTTCTAA
- the NUDT5 gene encoding ADP-sugar pyrophosphatase — translation MHRGGRSGSRDPEGKSARVEGWGLSDPCARLGAGSERGGAAGEGPGQPVTAQRVTVRGGWREGPRRVESGSVDFVQETFLKMENNATTEILKSTRPSILKEEAIAERKWVKLEQTTYVDPSGKTRIWETVKRTTKKEDSSADGVSVIPVLQRTLHYDCIVLVKQFRPPMGGYCLEFPAGLIEGNESPESAALRELEEETGYKGDIVECSPAVCLDPGLTNCTTHIVTVTINGDDACNTRPMQKPEEGEFVEVVSLPKNDLLQRIEELVAEDHILVDARVYAYALALKHATQKPLQVPFMKF, via the exons ATGCACAGGGGCGGAAGGAGCGGCAGCCGAGACCCGGAAGGGAAATCGGCGAGGGTGGAAGGTTGGGGGTTAAGCGATCCCTGCGCGAGGCTGGGAGCGGGCAGTGAGCGCGGAGGAGCCGCTGGCGAGGGTCCCGGCCAGCCAGTCACGGCGCAGAGGGTAACGGTCAGAGGCGGCTGGAGGGAGGGGCCACGCCGTGTGGAGAGCGG TAGTGTGGACTTTGTGCAGGAGACATTCCTGAAAATGGAAAACAACGCAACCACAGAAATTCTGAAATCTACCAGACCATCCATCCTTAAAGAAGAG GCAATCGCAGAAAGAAAATGGGTGAAGCTTGAACAGACGACCTATGTTGATCCCTCAGGTAAAACCAG AATTTGGGAAACCGTAAAGCGTACTACCAAGAAAGAGGACAGTTCAGCTGATG GTGTATCAGTTATACCTGTGTTACAAAGAACTCTCCACTATGATTGCATTGTTCTAGTGAAACAATTCAGGCCTCCAATGGGAGGGTATTGCTTGGAATTCCCTGCAG GCCTCATTGAGGGAAATGAAAGCCCAGAAAGCGCTGCCTTGCGAGAGTTGGAGGAAGAAACGGGGTACAAAGGGGATATCGTTGAATGTTCTCCAG CTGTTTGCTTGGACCCTGGTTTGACAAACTGCACAACGCACATTGTGACCGTCACCATTAATGGAGATGATGCTTGTAATACAAGACCCATGCAAAAGCCTG AGGAAGGAG AATTTGTGGAAGTTGTTTCACTACCAAAGAATGATCTCCTGCAGAGAATTGAAG AGCTAGTGGCAGAAGACCATATTTTAGTGGATGCCAGAGTTTACGCCTATGCATTGGCACTGAAACATGCAACACAAAAACCCCTCCAAGTGCCTTTTATGAAGTTCTAA